Proteins found in one Pyrus communis chromosome 15, drPyrComm1.1, whole genome shotgun sequence genomic segment:
- the LOC137718383 gene encoding suppressor protein SRP40-like codes for MASTPKPVKLAELLQEQQEPFVLEVYLFERNYLRKTSSTNSSSRITSRTSSKKLTRSSSWGNLSCHKVLRSVCNKLGSRHSETTSTKGCENREGKPNGGAETRRSSRESGGTDTFSSASSRTQYDSCSEGEKESKEEAPVSLRNKHDASSLAPDATQISESCNMKERKIEWLNGQSSKIHRKQQNPVSVPEDEPPHANASSPLYNNRYKLHTMSREETSCPSTYSFNKIIEDPNLSSSLWELLFHPPLEKPRASGISEKLEPVRSSINPSPHFAKSKRVLQQKRQLLFDCVREMTENHAKKSKEQQQHNPNGFLGAEEIGQLIYEKLGSWGGKQAGHEADVNVLLELDLLGSREEWDDSYQEKREIGSEIGDAILEEIIKGIVSEE; via the exons ATGGCTTCCACCCCCAAGCCGGTAAAACTTGCAGAGCTCCTCCAAGAGCAGCAAGAGCCCTTTGTCCTAGAGGTTTACCTATTTGAAAGGAATTACCTGAGAAAAACCTCGAGTACAAATAGCAGTTCGAGGATTACAAGTAGAACTTCTAGCAAGAAACTCACCAGATCATCCAGTTGGGGTAATCTCAGCTGCCATAAAGTATTGAGATCTGTGTGTAACAAGCTTGGTTCAAGACATAGTGAGACAACAAGCACTAAGGGTTGTGAAAACCGAGAGGGGAAGCCCAATGGTGGCGCCGAGACGCGGAGAAGTAGCCGAGAGAGTGGGGGGACGGATACATTTTCATCTGCCAGCAGTAGGACACAGTATGATTCGTGCTCCGAGGGCGAAAAAGAATCAAAAGAAGAAGCTCCCGTTTCGTTGCGAAATAAGCATGATGCTTCCTCACTTGCTCCAGACGCTACTCAAATTTCGGAATCCTGTAATATGAAAGAGAGAAAG ATAGAATGGCTCAACGGACAATCATCGAAGATTCACCGTAAGCAACAAAACCCCGTTTCGGTACCAGAAGATGAACCTCCCCATGCAAACGCAAGTTCACCTCTTTATAACAACA GGTATAAACTGCACACAATGTCTAGAGAGGAGACTTCATGTCCATCCACTTATAGCTTCAACAAGATTATAGAAGACCCAAATTTATCATCTTCTCTCTGGGAACTACTTTTCCACCCGCCATTAGAGAAGCCGAGAGCCTCTGGAATTTCGGAAAAGCTCGAGCCTGTCCGGTCTAGCATCAATCCATCCCCTCATTTTgcaaaatcgaaaagggtgttGCAGCAGAAGAGGCAGCTCCTGTTCGATTGCGTGAGGGAGATGACGGAAAATCACGCAAAGAAATCGAAAGAGCAGCAGCAGCATAACCCCAACGGATTTCTTGGAGCCGAAGAGATTGGGCAGCTGATTTATGAGAAGTTGGGGAGTTGGGGAGGTAAACAGGCTGGGCACGAAGCCGACGTCAATGTTTTGTTGGAGTTGGACTTGTTGGGCTCCCGTGAAGAATGGGATGATAGTTACcaagagaaaagggaaattGGGTCCGAAATTGGAGACGCCATTTTAGAAGAGATCATCAAAGGCATTGTCTCTGAAGAGTGA